One part of the Rickettsia akari str. Hartford genome encodes these proteins:
- a CDS encoding NADP-dependent isocitrate dehydrogenase yields the protein MAEFTPITIAYGDGIGPEIMEAVLYILRKAEARIRLETIEVGEKLYKKHYTAGISEESWESIQRTGIILKAPITTPQGGGYKSLNVTIRKTLQLFANIRPSVSFHPFTRTLHPNLNLTIIRENEEDLYAGIEYRQTHNIYESIKLISHTGCEKIIRYAFEYAVKNNRKKVTCLSKDNIMKFSDGVFHKVFNEIAKEYPQISNEHYIIDIGTARLSTKPEIFDVIVTSNLYGDIISDVAAEISGSVGLAGSANIGQHYAMFEAVHGSAPNIAGKDIANPSGLLNAAIMMLVHIGQGDIATLIENAWKKTIEDGVHTADIYNQQNSSKKVGTKEFAEEVTKRLGKIPTKLPRADYPLIAEKQESNIDYKIDTKEVKKLVGTDIFVNINVSSAHDIADTVNKLELGNVELKTISSKGLKLWPRDTRFETVSDHWCCRFMNKDGTEIKHLDITRLLEALSKANIDFIKVENLFEFDGVAGYSLAQGE from the coding sequence ATGGCAGAATTTACACCGATTACAATTGCATACGGGGACGGTATAGGTCCTGAAATAATGGAGGCAGTGCTTTATATATTACGTAAAGCTGAGGCTCGTATTCGCTTAGAAACCATTGAAGTAGGTGAAAAGCTTTACAAGAAGCATTATACTGCAGGCATAAGCGAAGAAAGTTGGGAATCAATACAACGTACCGGTATTATACTTAAAGCCCCGATTACTACCCCGCAAGGTGGAGGATATAAAAGTTTAAACGTCACGATTCGTAAAACATTACAGCTTTTTGCTAATATTCGTCCTTCTGTTTCGTTTCATCCTTTTACTAGAACTCTGCATCCAAATTTAAATCTAACTATTATACGTGAGAATGAGGAAGATTTATACGCAGGTATAGAATACCGCCAAACGCATAATATTTATGAATCAATAAAGTTGATAAGTCATACTGGTTGTGAAAAAATTATTAGATATGCTTTTGAATATGCAGTAAAAAATAACCGTAAAAAAGTCACGTGCTTAAGCAAAGATAATATTATGAAATTTTCCGATGGTGTCTTTCATAAAGTATTTAATGAGATTGCAAAAGAATATCCACAAATTAGTAACGAGCATTATATTATCGATATCGGAACTGCAAGGCTTTCTACCAAACCGGAAATATTTGACGTTATCGTGACTTCTAATCTATACGGTGATATCATATCCGATGTAGCTGCTGAAATTTCAGGCTCGGTAGGTTTAGCCGGTTCTGCAAATATTGGGCAGCATTATGCGATGTTTGAAGCAGTACATGGAAGTGCTCCCAATATTGCCGGTAAAGATATTGCAAATCCGTCAGGGCTGTTAAATGCTGCTATAATGATGCTAGTACATATAGGACAGGGTGATATCGCTACATTAATCGAAAATGCTTGGAAAAAAACTATAGAGGATGGAGTTCATACAGCCGATATATATAATCAGCAGAATTCTAGTAAAAAAGTTGGTACAAAAGAATTTGCTGAAGAAGTAACGAAAAGATTAGGAAAGATACCGACAAAGCTACCTAGAGCAGATTATCCGTTAATTGCCGAGAAACAAGAAAGTAATATAGACTATAAAATTGATACTAAAGAGGTTAAGAAATTGGTTGGTACAGATATATTTGTGAATATTAATGTATCTTCCGCTCACGATATAGCAGATACAGTTAATAAGCTTGAGCTTGGTAATGTTGAGTTAAAAACAATCTCGTCAAAAGGATTAAAATTGTGGCCCCGTGATACAAGGTTTGAAACTGTTTCCGATCATTGGTGTTGTCGTTTTATGAATAAAGACGGCACAGAAATAAAGCATTTAGATATAACAAGATTGCTTGAAGCTTTAAGCAAAGCAAATATCGATTTTATCAAAGTAGAGAATTTATTTGAGTTTGACGGGGTGGCAGGGTATAGTTTGGCTCAAGGTGAGTGA
- a CDS encoding Na+/H+ antiporter subunit G, whose product MILYYIGILLVMIGLFAIFSGIIGFFRFPDFYTKLHAASVIESFGVPVCLIGFACIESDIVNSGKLILAALLIFLLNPVATHALGKASLLSMSFLRKQESRKKFKKTGFPLSLE is encoded by the coding sequence ATGATATTATATTATATCGGAATTTTATTAGTAATGATTGGATTATTTGCTATATTTTCAGGGATAATCGGTTTTTTTAGATTTCCTGATTTTTATACTAAATTACATGCAGCAAGTGTTATTGAGAGTTTTGGAGTGCCTGTTTGCTTAATAGGTTTTGCGTGCATTGAATCAGATATTGTTAACTCTGGTAAATTAATTTTAGCGGCTTTGTTGATTTTTCTACTAAATCCAGTAGCAACCCATGCACTCGGTAAAGCATCGTTACTTTCGATGTCATTTCTGCGAAAGCAGGAATCCAGAAAAAAATTTAAAAAGACTGGATTCCCGCTTTCACTGGAATGA
- a CDS encoding DUF4040 domain-containing protein, producing MKTALNFDLGNYLLNLIAFLLILISIKIIFAKDLLNSVIATSIFSLLISVSYLMMDAPDVAMTEAAIGSCLSTCVYLNLLRKLPSDLKNIERTNVIATSLICLLFVVILTYIGLELPSYGDDNAPLHIYSSKYYIENTSRDIGIPSLVAAILASYRGYDTLCETSVILIAGIAVLLVSSQEGVIPWLDHGISGHGMKYRILRSSRVMTNPIIKYITSFIIPYIILYSIYIQLNGESSPGGGFQAGVIFASSLIAYDLVYGHRKLSRYFPPNVLICIAVLGVAIYAIVGTISLFFNDNYLNYDSLTNFINDQLLAHHIAIVIVEIGIGLTVAAIMYLIYNVFNCILDEL from the coding sequence ATGAAAACAGCTTTAAATTTTGATCTCGGCAATTATCTACTTAACTTAATTGCTTTTTTATTGATTTTAATATCCATAAAAATAATTTTTGCTAAAGATTTACTAAACTCAGTGATTGCTACTTCTATATTTAGCTTATTAATCAGTGTATCTTATCTTATGATGGATGCTCCTGATGTCGCTATGACTGAAGCTGCAATAGGAAGTTGCTTATCAACATGCGTATATTTGAATTTGTTACGCAAATTACCTTCTGATTTAAAGAATATAGAGAGAACTAATGTTATTGCCACAAGTTTAATATGTTTATTATTTGTAGTAATTCTTACTTATATTGGGTTAGAATTACCGAGTTACGGTGATGATAATGCTCCTCTTCATATATATTCAAGTAAATATTATATAGAAAATACCTCTAGAGATATAGGAATACCTTCCCTTGTTGCAGCTATTCTTGCAAGCTATCGTGGATATGATACTTTATGTGAAACTAGCGTAATTTTAATTGCAGGAATTGCTGTGCTGTTAGTATCCTCACAGGAGGGTGTCATCCCGTGGCTTGACCACGGTATCTCAGGACACGGAATGAAATACAGGATTCTGCGATCAAGTCGCGTGATGACAAATCCGATAATAAAATATATAACTAGTTTTATAATACCTTATATAATTTTATATAGTATATATATTCAGCTTAACGGTGAGTCTTCGCCTGGTGGTGGGTTTCAAGCAGGTGTTATATTTGCATCTAGCCTTATTGCGTATGATTTAGTTTACGGTCATCGAAAATTAAGCAGATATTTTCCTCCTAACGTGCTAATTTGTATTGCTGTTTTAGGTGTAGCAATATATGCAATTGTAGGAACAATATCGCTATTTTTTAACGATAATTATTTAAATTATGATTCGTTAACAAATTTTATCAATGATCAGTTACTTGCTCATCATATCGCTATAGTTATTGTTGAAATTGGTATCGGTTTAACTGTCGCAGCTATTATGTATTTAATTTACAACGTATTTAACTGTATACTTGATGAACTTTAA
- a CDS encoding heme exporter protein CcmB has product MFLLIKREFIVQNRINNIIKYIVIFCLFCIISTVLINSEKDINKFGLIFSVICLLISLIGFSAVIFKYDLEDGSLELLLSIVSYEKIILAKFCAIFISSTVGLLFVLPIIYVFFDQTLLEIIFFFISVWIMLVLSSSLVVLSGSVQCYFRKNANFVGTFVMPLLMPNIIMTGLILQDNNLQLIFIMIGINLVFLPISFFLSAYLIKNIYNIT; this is encoded by the coding sequence ATGTTTTTATTAATTAAGCGTGAATTTATAGTGCAGAATCGTATTAATAATATAATTAAATATATAGTTATATTTTGTTTATTTTGCATAATTAGTACTGTTTTAATTAACAGCGAGAAAGATATTAACAAATTCGGTTTAATTTTTTCAGTAATTTGTTTATTAATTTCATTAATAGGTTTTTCTGCGGTGATCTTTAAATATGATTTGGAAGACGGGAGCTTAGAGTTATTATTATCAATTGTTAGTTATGAAAAAATTATATTAGCTAAATTTTGTGCTATATTTATCAGTAGTACGGTAGGGCTGCTTTTTGTTTTACCAATTATTTATGTTTTTTTTGATCAAACTTTGCTTGAGATAATATTTTTCTTTATTAGCGTATGGATTATGTTAGTTTTATCAAGTAGTTTAGTAGTTTTATCCGGTAGTGTGCAATGTTATTTTAGGAAGAATGCTAACTTTGTCGGTACGTTTGTCATGCCGTTATTAATGCCGAATATTATAATGACAGGCTTAATATTACAAGATAATAACTTACAATTAATTTTTATTATGATAGGAATTAATTTAGTATTTTTACCGATTTCATTCTTCTTGAGTGCCTATTTAATTAAAAATATTTATAATATTACGTGA
- a CDS encoding DUF2670 domain-containing protein — protein sequence MWYALRRLIAANPMGFFLWSIITKWYLIISVASLITLYYTVLGLKKIGFIDYFTETTVEILDTTKAVAQNCTTKLGPNWNYLVSFWNCLSNPVEYKHEEGTGAKVLENEINKLTPRQADSAADAERPIINPYEELENPNNLNNTQSGSNNNR from the coding sequence ATGTGGTATGCTTTACGAAGGTTAATTGCAGCAAATCCTATGGGATTTTTTCTGTGGTCTATTATCACTAAATGGTATTTAATTATATCCGTTGCTTCCTTAATTACTTTATATTATACAGTATTGGGCTTAAAAAAAATTGGATTTATAGATTATTTTACTGAAACTACAGTTGAGATATTAGATACAACTAAAGCAGTTGCTCAAAATTGTACTACAAAACTCGGTCCTAATTGGAATTATTTAGTTAGTTTTTGGAATTGCTTAAGTAATCCTGTAGAATATAAGCATGAAGAAGGTACAGGAGCAAAGGTGCTAGAAAATGAAATAAATAAGCTTACACCAAGACAAGCAGATAGTGCTGCAGACGCTGAACGTCCTATAATAAATCCTTATGAAGAACTAGAAAATCCAAATAATCTTAATAATACCCAAAGTGGTAGTAATAATAATCGTTAA
- the petA gene encoding ubiquinol-cytochrome c reductase iron-sulfur subunit: protein MSDTEDNTNKQTTRRDFMVLTASSVAAVGAVCTLWPLMDSLNPSADVLALSSIEVDLSNIAVGQTVTVKWQGKPVFITNRTPDKIAEARAVKMSELIDPETDEARVKAGHDNWLVTIGICTHLGCVPLADQGEYDGWFCPCHGSQYDSSGRVRRGPAPLNLAVPPYSFISDKKIRIG from the coding sequence ATGTCGGATACTGAAGATAATACAAACAAACAAACAACACGTCGTGATTTTATGGTTCTAACTGCTAGTAGTGTTGCAGCAGTTGGGGCTGTTTGTACACTTTGGCCTCTAATGGACTCCTTAAACCCTTCCGCAGACGTGCTTGCTTTATCATCAATTGAGGTTGATCTATCAAATATTGCGGTAGGGCAAACAGTTACTGTTAAATGGCAAGGTAAACCGGTTTTTATCACTAACCGTACTCCTGATAAAATAGCCGAAGCAAGAGCTGTAAAGATGTCGGAGCTTATTGATCCTGAAACAGATGAAGCACGTGTGAAAGCAGGTCATGATAATTGGCTTGTGACGATTGGGATCTGTACTCATCTAGGTTGTGTGCCGCTTGCTGATCAAGGTGAATATGATGGATGGTTCTGTCCGTGTCATGGTTCACAATATGATTCTTCAGGTAGGGTTAGAAGAGGTCCTGCTCCTTTAAATTTAGCGGTGCCGCCTTATAGTTTTATTAGCGATAAAAAAATTAGAATCGGGTAG
- a CDS encoding cytochrome c1, which produces MQTKLLISIIILLTSCLSLANEEALHPKKMQWSFDGVFGTVNRAAAQRGFQVYKEVCSICHGLNNLYYRNLKDIGFSDDEIKEIAKGYTIKDGPNDDGEMFDRHALPSDRFVPPYPNEQAARAANNGAHPPDLSLIIKARHDGANYIYSLLTGYTEPPADFKLMQGAHYNPYFPSEQIAMPPPLRDGQVTYIDGTNASVEQMSHDVAVFLQWAAEPEMEHRKSMGLKVMMFLVVFTIFFYIAKNRIWSNLK; this is translated from the coding sequence ATGCAAACAAAACTACTTATCTCTATCATCATACTACTAACTTCGTGCTTAAGTTTAGCCAACGAAGAAGCATTACATCCTAAAAAGATGCAATGGTCGTTTGATGGCGTATTTGGCACAGTTAATCGTGCAGCAGCACAAAGAGGTTTTCAGGTCTATAAAGAAGTTTGTAGTATTTGCCACGGTTTAAACAATCTATATTACCGTAATCTTAAAGATATCGGCTTTTCAGATGATGAAATAAAAGAGATTGCCAAGGGCTATACGATAAAAGACGGACCTAATGATGATGGTGAGATGTTTGACCGTCACGCTCTTCCATCTGATCGTTTTGTACCTCCTTACCCTAATGAGCAAGCAGCAAGGGCAGCTAATAACGGAGCACATCCGCCTGATTTATCGCTGATAATAAAAGCACGTCATGACGGAGCTAATTATATATATTCTCTGCTTACTGGTTATACCGAACCGCCGGCAGATTTTAAGCTAATGCAAGGGGCTCATTATAATCCGTATTTCCCTAGCGAGCAAATAGCAATGCCGCCGCCGCTTAGAGATGGGCAGGTAACCTATATAGACGGTACTAACGCAAGCGTAGAGCAGATGTCGCATGATGTTGCAGTATTTCTACAATGGGCAGCTGAGCCGGAAATGGAACATCGTAAATCTATGGGTCTTAAAGTTATGATGTTTTTGGTAGTGTTTACTATCTTTTTCTATATTGCTAAAAATCGCATTTGGTCTAATCTGAAGTAG
- a CDS encoding Hsp20/alpha crystallin family protein, with amino-acid sequence MLKYIPAIGAVILSSNIAIANKNYDSSSAMPLRQVADLIDNHITNIDHLFKNRLPFYESNSIKSNLITKDKQYIIIMEVPGFDKSQIKVKVNGNRLFITGNIEAKNKTDYSDNYMNKNFNYVISLYEDVDQKNISSNLKNGILTIILPRTEIKEQEAREIPIN; translated from the coding sequence ATGTTAAAATATATTCCGGCTATAGGAGCTGTTATTTTATCTAGTAATATTGCAATCGCTAATAAGAATTATGATTCCAGTAGTGCAATGCCGCTGCGTCAGGTAGCAGATTTAATAGATAATCACATTACAAATATTGATCATTTATTTAAAAATAGATTACCGTTTTATGAGTCTAATAGTATAAAAAGCAATTTGATTACTAAAGATAAGCAGTATATTATTATTATGGAAGTACCTGGCTTTGATAAAAGTCAAATTAAGGTTAAAGTGAACGGCAATAGATTATTTATTACAGGGAATATAGAAGCAAAAAATAAAACTGATTATTCAGATAATTATATGAATAAAAATTTTAATTATGTAATATCATTATATGAAGATGTAGATCAGAAAAATATCTCTTCAAACCTTAAGAATGGAATACTTACTATTATTCTACCTCGTACTGAGATTAAAGAACAAGAAGCAAGAGAGATACCGATTAATTAA
- a CDS encoding DUF1016 N-terminal domain-containing protein encodes MNESYTDLIKNFKQEISKASIRAHLAVNKELIVLYWNIGKLILEHQNKEKWGAKVIQNISDDLRKAFSKMKGL; translated from the coding sequence ATTAATGAATCATATACTGACTTAATTAAAAATTTTAAACAAGAAATCAGTAAAGCTAGTATTAGAGCCCATTTAGCAGTTAATAAAGAATTAATAGTTCTTTATTGGAATATAGGAAAACTAATTTTAGAACATCAGAATAAAGAGAAATGGGGGGCAAAAGTTATTCAAAATATTTCTGATGATTTGCGTAAAGCATTTTCTAAAATGAAAGGATTATAA
- the prfB gene encoding peptide chain release factor 2 (programmed frameshift) yields the protein MRAEIENYVKKIEQSLELLWRSLDVEASTERLRELEELTADPSLWNDQANAQTLLREKSNLEEKLNAFNKLKSNLKDALELEEMAASENDLETLSQIEQDLKNLSILAAKFETECLFSGEADGNNCFLEINAGAGGTESHDWASIMMRMYLRFAERLGFKTEIINMLNGEEVGIKSCTIRIIGKRAYGWFKTEAGVHRLVRISPFNAAGKRMTSFASSWVYPAIDDNIAITIEDKDLRIDTFRASGAGGQHVNTTDSAVRITHIPTGTVTQCQSDRSQHKNKAQAMKMLQAKLYELEMQKRTDSVNEQNAAKTDSSWGYQIRSYILHPYQMVKDLRTDYETSDTKGVLDGDLEEFVSANLAMNAGGKS from the exons ATGAGAGCCGAAATAGAAAATTACGTAAAAAAAATTGAGCAATCTTTAGAACTACTTTGGAGGTCACTT GACGTCGAAGCATCAACTGAAAGACTAAGAGAACTAGAAGAATTAACAGCCGATCCAAGTTTATGGAACGATCAGGCTAACGCACAAACATTACTGCGAGAAAAAAGTAATCTAGAAGAAAAACTAAATGCTTTTAATAAACTCAAATCCAATTTAAAAGATGCTTTAGAACTTGAAGAAATGGCTGCATCCGAAAACGATTTAGAAACACTTTCACAAATTGAACAGGACTTAAAAAATTTAAGCATCCTTGCTGCCAAATTTGAAACCGAATGTTTATTTTCAGGTGAAGCGGACGGTAATAACTGTTTTTTAGAGATTAATGCTGGCGCAGGAGGAACTGAAAGCCACGACTGGGCATCTATTATGATGCGTATGTATTTGCGTTTTGCAGAAAGACTCGGCTTTAAAACCGAAATAATCAATATGCTTAACGGCGAAGAAGTAGGCATTAAATCATGCACGATTAGGATAATAGGCAAGAGGGCTTACGGCTGGTTTAAAACCGAAGCAGGAGTTCATAGGCTGGTACGTATTTCCCCGTTTAATGCTGCAGGTAAAAGAATGACTAGCTTTGCAAGTAGCTGGGTATACCCTGCAATTGACGATAATATAGCAATTACTATTGAGGATAAAGATTTAAGGATCGATACTTTTAGAGCATCGGGAGCAGGCGGACAGCACGTTAATACTACTGATTCTGCCGTACGTATCACCCATATACCGACCGGTACGGTAACACAATGTCAAAGCGATAGATCGCAACATAAAAATAAAGCTCAAGCTATGAAGATGCTTCAAGCAAAACTCTATGAGCTTGAAATGCAAAAACGCACAGACAGCGTTAACGAGCAAAATGCTGCTAAAACTGATAGTAGCTGGGGATATCAAATTAGATCATACATCCTACATCCTTACCAAATGGTGAAAGATTTACGCACCGATTACGAAACTTCCGACACTAAAGGAGTGCTTGACGGTGACCTTGAAGAATTCGTCTCAGCAAACCTTGCTATGAATGCGGGCGGTAAGAGTTAG
- the lepA gene encoding translation elongation factor 4, with the protein MKNQKYIRNFSIIAHIDHGKSTLADRLIEHCGGLQAREMRTQVLDSMDIEKERGITIKAQTVRLVYKAKDGNTYYLNLMDTPGHVDFAYEVSRSLAACEGSLLVVDSTQGVEAQTLANVYQAIEHDHEIVPVLNKIDLPASEPEQVKQQIEDIIGIDASEAVLISAKSGIGIDLVLEAIVNKLHPPKESSTDILKALLVDSWYDPYLGVVILVRIIDGTLRKNMRIKMMATNSVYTVENVGFFTPKKHISDVLYAGEIGFVTASIKQVADCKVGDTITDEKKPCEQALPGFKPNLPVVFCGLYPTDSSEFEHLKDSLAKLRLNDASFEYEMESSSALGVGFRCGFLGLLHLEIIQERLSREFDLDLITTAPSVVYKIHMRYGESLEIHNPADLPDLQKIESMEEPWIKATIMVPDEFLGAVLSLCTEKRGVQLDHSYIANRAKIVYKLPLNEIVYDFYDRLKSCSKGYASFEWQIDVYEPSELVKLGILVNGEVIDALSTIVHRSRAEQRGKVLCVRLKDLIPRQQIDIAIQASIGSRIIARETIKALRKDVLSKCYGGDISRKRKLLEKQKAGKKRMRQYGNIEIPQSAFIAALKIGDE; encoded by the coding sequence ATGAAGAATCAAAAATATATACGGAATTTCTCAATAATTGCCCATATCGATCATGGTAAATCTACGTTAGCTGATAGGTTAATTGAGCATTGCGGTGGGCTTCAGGCTAGAGAAATGAGAACGCAAGTGCTAGATTCTATGGATATCGAAAAAGAGCGAGGTATAACTATTAAAGCACAAACCGTGCGGCTTGTATATAAAGCTAAAGACGGTAATACCTATTATTTGAATCTAATGGACACTCCTGGGCATGTCGATTTTGCTTATGAGGTCAGCAGGTCGCTTGCTGCTTGCGAAGGCTCATTGTTGGTAGTTGATAGTACGCAAGGAGTAGAAGCCCAAACGCTTGCCAATGTTTATCAAGCAATTGAGCATGATCATGAAATTGTACCGGTGCTTAACAAGATTGATTTGCCAGCGTCAGAACCTGAGCAGGTTAAGCAGCAAATAGAGGATATAATCGGAATTGATGCAAGTGAAGCTGTGCTAATCTCTGCCAAAAGCGGTATAGGAATTGATTTAGTTCTAGAAGCAATAGTCAATAAATTACATCCACCAAAAGAAAGTAGCACAGATATCTTAAAAGCGTTACTTGTCGATAGTTGGTATGATCCTTATCTTGGGGTAGTTATTTTAGTACGTATTATTGATGGGACTTTACGTAAAAACATGCGGATTAAAATGATGGCTACCAATTCTGTTTATACCGTTGAGAATGTCGGCTTTTTTACTCCGAAAAAACATATTTCGGATGTTTTATATGCAGGTGAAATCGGTTTTGTTACTGCTTCTATAAAGCAAGTAGCTGATTGTAAAGTCGGGGATACTATCACTGATGAGAAGAAACCTTGTGAGCAAGCACTTCCCGGCTTTAAGCCGAACCTACCTGTAGTGTTTTGTGGGCTTTATCCGACAGATAGTTCAGAGTTTGAACATCTAAAGGATTCGCTAGCTAAATTACGTCTTAATGATGCTAGTTTTGAGTATGAAATGGAAAGCTCTTCAGCTCTTGGAGTAGGTTTTAGGTGCGGTTTTTTAGGGCTATTACATTTAGAGATAATCCAAGAACGTTTAAGTAGGGAATTCGATTTAGATTTAATCACTACTGCTCCAAGCGTGGTATATAAAATTCATATGAGGTATGGTGAGAGCTTGGAGATTCATAACCCCGCAGATTTACCTGATTTGCAAAAAATCGAATCGATGGAAGAGCCATGGATTAAGGCAACTATAATGGTGCCTGATGAGTTTTTAGGTGCAGTATTATCGCTTTGTACAGAAAAAAGAGGTGTGCAACTTGATCATAGCTATATAGCGAATAGAGCTAAAATAGTTTATAAATTACCGCTAAATGAGATAGTTTACGATTTTTACGATCGTTTAAAAAGCTGCTCTAAAGGTTATGCAAGTTTTGAATGGCAAATAGATGTTTATGAACCTTCTGAGCTTGTTAAGCTTGGTATCCTGGTTAACGGCGAGGTAATTGATGCATTATCGACAATCGTACACCGCTCACGTGCCGAGCAAAGGGGTAAGGTGTTATGCGTAAGGTTAAAGGATTTAATACCAAGACAGCAGATCGATATAGCCATTCAGGCAAGTATCGGTAGCCGTATTATTGCTCGTGAGACTATTAAAGCACTACGTAAAGATGTTTTATCAAAATGTTACGGCGGTGATATAAGCCGTAAACGTAAACTACTTGAGAAGCAAAAAGCAGGTAAAAAGAGAATGAGACAGTACGGTAATATAGAAATCCCGCAATCTGCATTTATCGCCGCTTTAAAAATAGGTGATGAATAG
- a CDS encoding phage major capsid protein has protein sequence MWESYSRESGFGYLSGYKVGTTHQMPVDTLLFGNFADLIIGQCGVLDVLVDHYALGTSGGIRIKLMQDTDIAIIHTESFAVAQR, from the coding sequence ATTTGGGAGAGCTATAGTAGAGAGTCAGGGTTCGGCTATTTAAGCGGCTACAAAGTCGGTACGACTCACCAAATGCCAGTGGATACATTATTATTCGGTAATTTTGCTGATTTAATTATCGGACAATGTGGCGTATTAGACGTACTAGTTGACCATTATGCTCTTGGCACAAGTGGTGGCATAAGAATAAAACTTATGCAAGATACCGACATTGCCATCATACACACTGAATCCTTTGCGGTTGCTCAGAGATAA
- a CDS encoding transcriptional regulator, with translation MYKEFIIDYEKAQTSLNLARDIDVPPSRIHAIVHGKRTITADIALRLRQYF, from the coding sequence GTGTATAAAGAATTTATAATCGACTATGAGAAAGCACAAACAAGTTTAAATTTAGCTCGTGATATTGATGTACCGCCTAGCCGTATTCACGCTATAGTGCATGGCAAACGAACCATTACGGCTGATATTGCACTTAGACTCAGACAATATTTTTAA
- the rodA gene encoding rod shape-determining protein RodA, which produces MNKNYLEQLQKLPLTLILLIILICCISFIVLYSAANSHLQPWAYKQIINFCIFLPLAIIIALLDLRIIFRLSYIFYFCVLALLVAVELFGSTAMGGKRWIDIGIVKLQPSEPIKIAVVLMLARYFHSLTIDDLRKFHKVIIPIIGVLIPAFLIIREPDLGTGMIVLIVAAVIFFAAGFRIKYFIIIALAALISLPIAWNMMYDYQKKRVMVFLDPEHDPRGASYNIIQSKIAIGSGGLFGRGLNHGSQSHLNFLPEHQTDFIFATFAEEFGFIGGIFLLVLYFALITISLLIAANCREIFSKLMVIGINSILFSHVFINIAMVMGLLPVVGVPLPFISYGGTMIASILIGFGLVMNAQVHGHTTLN; this is translated from the coding sequence ATGAATAAAAACTATCTAGAACAATTACAAAAATTACCACTCACTTTAATTTTACTAATCATCTTAATTTGCTGTATTAGTTTCATTGTACTTTATTCTGCAGCGAATAGCCATTTGCAGCCTTGGGCTTACAAACAAATTATAAATTTTTGTATATTCTTGCCTTTAGCCATTATTATTGCATTACTTGATTTGCGAATAATATTTAGGCTATCGTATATCTTTTATTTTTGCGTACTCGCTTTACTAGTAGCCGTGGAGCTTTTTGGCTCAACTGCCATGGGCGGAAAAAGATGGATCGATATCGGTATCGTTAAGCTTCAGCCTTCCGAACCGATAAAAATTGCCGTTGTACTAATGCTTGCAAGGTATTTCCATTCACTAACAATTGATGATCTAAGAAAATTCCATAAAGTTATCATACCAATTATAGGAGTTTTAATACCGGCTTTTTTAATAATTAGAGAACCTGATTTAGGTACGGGAATGATTGTTTTAATTGTTGCGGCCGTTATATTTTTTGCTGCAGGTTTTAGAATAAAATATTTTATAATAATAGCTCTCGCTGCTCTTATTAGCCTGCCTATTGCTTGGAATATGATGTATGATTATCAAAAAAAACGAGTGATGGTTTTCTTAGATCCAGAACATGATCCGCGCGGTGCTAGTTATAATATTATTCAGTCTAAAATCGCTATAGGTTCAGGTGGCCTATTTGGACGCGGTTTAAATCATGGCAGTCAAAGTCATTTAAATTTTCTTCCCGAACATCAAACAGACTTTATCTTTGCTACCTTTGCCGAAGAGTTCGGATTTATAGGAGGAATATTTTTATTAGTATTATATTTTGCACTTATAACTATTTCTTTATTAATTGCCGCAAATTGCCGAGAGATTTTTAGTAAATTAATGGTAATAGGTATTAATTCGATTTTATTTAGTCACGTATTTATTAATATAGCTATGGTTATGGGCTTGCTTCCTGTAGTAGGTGTACCCTTACCGTTTATTTCTTACGGCGGCACAATGATCGCATCCATACTAATAGGCTTTGGACTTGTGATGAATGCTCAGGTACACGGACATACCACTTTAAACTAG